Proteins encoded by one window of Roseofilum capinflatum BLCC-M114:
- a CDS encoding FGGY-family carbohydrate kinase encodes MGLVLGMDFGTSGARAIILRIPEAIAINPDRDIIAQATCTYNRQHPEVWKTSLFSLFEQLPLDCRQQITRILINGTSATVLFCDREGEAIAPPLMYNDDRGKAMIPQIQGFAPADHLVLSATSSLAKLLWGLENLSLEGRIYFLHQADWLASLLHGQLGISDYHNALKLGYDVQNLCYPDWFPPLPDRLTLPKVYTPGEAIAPILPQIAQTWGFPADCLICAGTTDSIAAFIASGASVPGDGVTSLGSTLALKLLSETPVNNSQYGIYSHRFGDRWLVGGASNTGGAVLRHFFTDVELETLSSQINPNQESPLDYYPLLGKGDRFPINDPNLPPRLHPRPEDPVEFLHGLLQGIARLEALGYQRLTELGATPLKRLYTAGGGAKSNTWSQLRQTYLSVPFLTPISPLAAYGSARLALNSV; translated from the coding sequence ATGGGATTAGTGTTAGGAATGGATTTTGGTACATCGGGAGCAAGGGCGATAATACTTCGCATCCCTGAAGCGATCGCCATTAACCCAGATCGGGATATCATTGCACAAGCAACCTGCACTTATAATCGCCAACATCCCGAAGTCTGGAAAACTAGCCTATTTTCCCTATTCGAGCAACTGCCGTTAGACTGTCGGCAACAGATTACCCGAATTTTGATTAATGGCACGTCTGCAACCGTCTTGTTTTGCGATCGCGAGGGAGAGGCGATCGCCCCCCCACTGATGTACAATGACGACCGGGGAAAAGCCATGATTCCCCAAATACAAGGGTTTGCCCCTGCGGATCATCTCGTTTTAAGCGCCACATCGAGCTTGGCGAAACTCCTTTGGGGACTCGAAAACCTATCCTTAGAGGGCCGGATCTATTTTCTCCATCAAGCAGACTGGTTAGCTTCTTTACTCCATGGGCAACTCGGAATCAGTGATTATCACAATGCGCTCAAACTGGGCTATGATGTCCAGAATCTTTGCTATCCGGATTGGTTTCCTCCCCTTCCCGATCGCCTAACTTTACCGAAAGTTTATACACCGGGAGAGGCGATCGCCCCCATTCTCCCCCAAATTGCCCAAACATGGGGCTTTCCGGCCGATTGTCTCATTTGTGCCGGAACCACGGACAGTATTGCCGCCTTTATCGCCAGTGGTGCATCGGTTCCCGGTGATGGGGTGACCTCCCTCGGCTCCACTTTAGCGTTAAAACTGCTCAGTGAAACCCCTGTGAATAATAGCCAGTATGGGATTTATAGCCATCGGTTTGGCGATCGCTGGTTAGTCGGGGGAGCCTCCAATACCGGGGGTGCAGTCCTGCGACATTTTTTTACTGATGTAGAATTAGAGACCCTATCGAGTCAAATTAACCCCAACCAAGAAAGTCCTCTAGACTACTATCCCTTACTCGGAAAAGGCGATCGCTTCCCCATCAACGACCCCAACCTCCCCCCCCGTCTCCATCCCCGTCCCGAAGATCCCGTCGAATTTCTCCATGGACTCCTGCAAGGTATCGCCCGTCTCGAAGCCCTCGGATATCAACGCCTCACCGAACTCGGAGCCACTCCCCTCAAACGCTTATATACGGCAGGAGGTGGTGCAAAAAGTAATACCTGGTCACAGCTCCGGCAAACCTACTTATCTGTTCCCTTTCTCACTCCCATCAGCCCTTTAGCCGCCTATGGGAGCGCCCGTCTAGCCCTGAACTCTGTTTAA
- a CDS encoding XisH family protein — protein sequence MAARDKYHSAVRIALEKEQWNITDDPLRLEVAGTKFELDLGAEQLLAAERGEEKIAVEIKTFLSDSPLTDYHAALGQFLNYQLALEINDPTRRLYLAIPTRTYKGFFQREFTQISLERYQIKQIIYDPEKEVIVRWIS from the coding sequence ATGGCAGCTAGAGATAAATATCATTCTGCGGTTAGAATTGCCCTAGAAAAGGAGCAGTGGAACATTACAGATGATCCCTTGCGACTCGAAGTTGCTGGAACAAAGTTTGAACTTGATTTAGGCGCAGAGCAATTATTAGCCGCAGAGCGAGGGGAAGAAAAAATAGCCGTTGAAATCAAGACATTTTTGAGCGATTCCCCCCTAACCGATTACCATGCAGCATTAGGACAGTTTTTGAATTATCAGCTCGCCTTGGAAATTAACGATCCGACAAGAAGGTTATATTTAGCCATACCCACCAGAACCTATAAAGGATTTTTTCAGCGAGAATTCACACAAATTTCCCTAGAACGATATCAAATTAAACAAATCATTTACGATCCAGAAAAAGAGGTGATTGTACGATGGATATCCTAG
- a CDS encoding XisI protein: protein MDILEQYRQIIQSILTEYAAIPIANGEIDCYTVFDTQQDHYQVVNIGWDGDRRVYGCVLHLDIINGKIWVQHNMTEMRIAQELVNRGVAKDKIVLGFQDPNMRQYTEYAPI from the coding sequence ATGGATATCCTAGAACAATATCGCCAGATCATTCAGTCCATATTAACCGAATATGCTGCCATTCCCATCGCCAACGGGGAGATTGATTGCTACACTGTTTTTGATACTCAACAAGATCATTATCAAGTGGTCAATATTGGATGGGATGGCGATCGCCGCGTCTATGGTTGTGTCTTGCACCTCGATATTATCAACGGCAAGATCTGGGTGCAGCATAACATGACTGAAATGAGAATTGCTCAAGAACTGGTGAATCGAGGAGTAGCCAAAGACAAAATTGTGTTAGGCTTCCAAGACCCTAACATGCGGCAATATACAGAGTATGCGCCCATTTAA
- a CDS encoding vWA domain-containing protein gives MPEPLRLDEAVEFAENPEPRCPCVLLLDTSGSMQGEALDALHQGLETFRTDLNKDTLAARRVEVAIISFNNEIKVELDFVTADQFETPKLRASGMTYMGSAINTGLDLIEARKAEYRANGIAYYRPWVFLITDGAPQGEPEEVVQKAAQRIQQAENNKQVAFFAVGVENADLAQLSEIVVRTPVKLKGLNFVEMFLWLSASMSAVSHSKLDDQVALPPPGWGTV, from the coding sequence ATGCCAGAACCCTTAAGACTTGATGAAGCCGTTGAATTTGCGGAGAACCCAGAACCCCGTTGTCCCTGTGTCCTCTTGCTTGATACCTCTGGTTCCATGCAGGGAGAAGCTCTTGATGCTTTACACCAGGGTTTAGAAACCTTTCGCACTGACTTGAATAAGGATACCTTAGCCGCTCGTCGGGTAGAAGTGGCTATTATCAGTTTTAACAATGAAATTAAGGTAGAACTTGACTTTGTAACCGCCGATCAATTTGAAACTCCCAAGCTTAGAGCATCAGGAATGACGTATATGGGGAGTGCCATTAATACAGGGTTGGATTTAATTGAGGCGCGAAAAGCTGAATATCGTGCCAATGGGATTGCCTATTATCGCCCTTGGGTATTTTTAATCACTGATGGAGCGCCCCAAGGGGAACCGGAAGAGGTAGTGCAAAAAGCGGCTCAACGCATTCAACAAGCGGAAAATAATAAACAAGTGGCGTTTTTTGCGGTGGGTGTGGAAAATGCGGATTTAGCCCAGTTAAGCGAGATTGTGGTGCGGACTCCGGTAAAATTGAAGGGACTCAATTTTGTGGAAATGTTCTTGTGGTTATCCGCTTCGATGTCTGCCGTTTCCCATTCTAAGCTCGACGATCAGGTGGCGCTTCCTCCTCCGGGTTGGGGCACGGTTTAA
- a CDS encoding DUF2996 domain-containing protein has protein sequence MADEKSTASKKEKPPAPEDKPFAEFIQQDYLPALQEGLEKQGISDLKLDFTQAAIAVQGMEKEPPCWQVVGTWKNGQHQFNVYFFKEDIKGQRAFSYSHKGAKPSTLEPFLIDERKINLGLLVFGVVTRLNGQKWLTLN, from the coding sequence ATGGCAGACGAAAAAAGCACAGCCTCAAAGAAAGAAAAGCCACCCGCTCCGGAAGACAAACCCTTTGCCGAATTTATTCAACAGGATTATCTTCCTGCTCTGCAAGAGGGCTTAGAAAAACAGGGAATTAGTGACCTGAAGCTCGACTTTACCCAAGCGGCGATCGCTGTACAGGGCATGGAAAAAGAACCCCCCTGTTGGCAGGTAGTCGGAACCTGGAAAAACGGCCAACACCAATTTAATGTGTACTTTTTTAAAGAAGACATTAAAGGACAACGGGCCTTTTCCTATTCCCACAAGGGAGCCAAACCCAGCACCCTAGAACCCTTCTTGATCGACGAGCGGAAAATCAACCTGGGTTTGTTGGTCTTTGGGGTCGTCACTCGTTTGAATGGACAAAAGTGGCTCACGCTTAATTAG
- the ilvB gene encoding biosynthetic-type acetolactate synthase large subunit, with product MQATTVMATRRTGAYALIDSLKRHGVKHIFGYPGGAILPIYDELYRCEANGEIQHFLVRHEQGASHAADAYARATGKVGVCFGTSGPGATNLVTGIATAQMDSIPMVVITGQVTRAAIGTDAFQETDIYGITLPVVKHSYVVRRAQDMARIVAEAFHIASTGRPGPVLIDVPKDVGIEECDYVPVEPGTIKLPGYRPTIKGNPRQINQAIALMQNAERPLLYVGGGAIASGAHAELKELAELFQIPLTTTFMAKGAFDEKHPLSVGMLGMHGTAYANFAVSECDLLIAVGARFDDRVTGKLDEFASRAQVIHIDIDPAEVGKNRTPDVPIVGDVRQVLIDLLARCHQMGLSGQPTKTTLWLERINRWRTDYPLVIPRPEGQLSPQEVIYSVGQQAPNAFYTTDVGQHQMWGAQFLENGPRQWISSGGLGTMGFGVPAAMGVKVALADEQVICIAGDASIQMNIQELGTIAQYGINVKVVIINNGWQGMVRQWQETFYGERYSASNMEMGMPDFVKLADAYGIKGMKIDSRDQLEGAIAEMLSHDGPVILDAHVTRNENCYPMVAPGKSNAQMIGLPTVNKEQSLELLYCASCGAKNVTSNKFCPECGAKL from the coding sequence ATGCAGGCCACCACAGTAATGGCGACTCGAAGAACTGGAGCATATGCTCTGATAGATAGCTTAAAACGGCACGGAGTCAAGCATATTTTTGGTTATCCAGGGGGAGCCATTCTACCGATTTATGATGAATTGTATCGCTGTGAAGCCAATGGAGAAATCCAACATTTCTTGGTGAGACACGAACAAGGGGCTTCCCATGCGGCAGATGCTTATGCTCGTGCAACGGGTAAAGTGGGCGTGTGTTTTGGCACGTCTGGCCCTGGAGCGACGAACTTGGTCACGGGTATCGCTACGGCTCAAATGGACTCGATTCCCATGGTCGTCATTACTGGACAGGTGACTAGGGCAGCCATTGGTACAGATGCGTTCCAAGAAACTGATATTTACGGCATCACCCTGCCTGTGGTTAAACATTCCTATGTGGTACGTCGGGCCCAAGATATGGCTCGAATCGTGGCCGAAGCCTTCCATATTGCTAGTACCGGACGGCCGGGGCCGGTTCTGATTGATGTGCCCAAGGATGTGGGTATAGAAGAGTGTGACTATGTGCCGGTAGAACCGGGAACGATTAAATTACCAGGCTATCGGCCCACCATTAAGGGCAATCCTCGGCAAATTAATCAGGCGATCGCCTTAATGCAAAACGCTGAACGGCCCCTACTCTATGTTGGGGGGGGCGCGATCGCCTCTGGGGCCCATGCAGAACTCAAAGAATTGGCCGAACTGTTCCAAATTCCTCTAACAACCACCTTCATGGCCAAAGGGGCATTTGATGAAAAACACCCCTTATCCGTCGGCATGTTGGGAATGCATGGTACAGCCTATGCCAACTTTGCTGTCAGTGAATGTGACCTGCTGATCGCCGTTGGGGCCCGCTTTGATGACCGGGTAACCGGAAAACTGGATGAGTTTGCCTCCCGCGCTCAAGTCATCCATATCGATATTGATCCGGCAGAAGTGGGCAAAAACCGCACCCCCGATGTGCCCATCGTCGGTGATGTGCGCCAAGTGTTGATCGATTTACTCGCTCGTTGCCATCAAATGGGCCTGTCCGGTCAACCGACGAAAACCACCCTCTGGTTAGAGCGGATCAATCGCTGGCGCACCGACTATCCCTTAGTCATTCCTCGCCCAGAAGGTCAGCTCTCTCCTCAAGAGGTCATCTACTCCGTTGGCCAACAAGCCCCCAACGCTTTCTATACCACTGATGTGGGTCAGCACCAAATGTGGGGAGCGCAATTCCTGGAAAATGGGCCTCGTCAATGGATTTCTAGTGGTGGATTAGGAACCATGGGTTTTGGTGTCCCCGCAGCCATGGGTGTTAAGGTGGCTTTGGCCGATGAACAGGTGATTTGTATCGCTGGAGATGCCAGTATCCAGATGAATATCCAGGAACTGGGAACGATCGCCCAATATGGCATTAATGTGAAAGTGGTGATCATCAATAATGGTTGGCAAGGTATGGTACGCCAGTGGCAAGAAACCTTCTACGGCGAACGCTATTCGGCTTCCAACATGGAAATGGGAATGCCTGATTTTGTCAAATTGGCAGATGCTTATGGCATTAAAGGCATGAAAATCGACAGTCGAGATCAGCTCGAAGGGGCGATCGCCGAAATGCTCTCCCATGATGGCCCTGTGATCCTTGATGCTCATGTCACCCGTAACGAAAACTGTTATCCCATGGTGGCCCCCGGCAAGAGCAATGCCCAAATGATTGGCTTGCCCACGGTGAACAAAGAGCAGTCTCTAGAGTTGCTCTATTGTGCGAGTTGTGGAGCCAAAAACGTTACCAGTAACAAGTTTTGTCCTGAATGTGGCGCAAAACTCTAA
- a CDS encoding pentapeptide repeat-containing protein: MNKAISTALIFLGFTFATPVVAEDLEHLRQLLSSKQCPMCNLSESGLSMAQLENADLTEADLSFANLDNADLSGATLSGADLTGALLYKADLRRANLAGANLAGANLIGADLSYADLTGANLAGANLSGAYMANAQIEGAIINTAILNGVIDFPGGVLTPEDYYRLAFVDARSGNHRGALEKHSLALQIDPNFAPAYLGRGVSRLQLGDGSGAIADWTVARTIFETQGNEEGFQTSQEFIEVTEKAIEESKRGKRRGGFMSIVNQLAPMLLQFLL; the protein is encoded by the coding sequence ATGAATAAAGCAATCTCCACCGCACTGATTTTTCTCGGTTTCACCTTCGCCACCCCTGTGGTCGCAGAAGATTTAGAGCATCTCAGACAACTGCTCTCTTCTAAACAATGTCCGATGTGTAACCTGAGCGAGTCAGGGTTAAGTATGGCTCAGTTAGAAAATGCCGACTTAACCGAAGCGGACTTAAGTTTTGCCAATTTGGATAATGCCGATTTAAGTGGAGCCACTTTAAGTGGCGCAGATCTGACGGGAGCGCTGCTATATAAGGCAGATCTGCGACGGGCCAATTTAGCTGGAGCCAATTTAGCCGGAGCCAACTTAATCGGGGCAGACTTATCCTATGCTGACCTGACTGGGGCCAATTTAGCTGGGGCGAATTTGAGTGGCGCGTATATGGCCAATGCCCAAATTGAAGGAGCCATCATTAATACGGCTATTCTCAATGGGGTGATTGATTTTCCTGGTGGGGTTCTGACTCCGGAGGATTATTATCGGTTAGCCTTTGTGGATGCCCGTTCTGGGAACCATCGAGGGGCGCTGGAAAAGCATAGTTTAGCCCTACAGATCGATCCGAATTTTGCCCCCGCTTATTTGGGCCGTGGCGTGAGTCGTTTGCAACTCGGAGATGGCAGTGGGGCGATCGCCGATTGGACAGTAGCCCGTACTATTTTTGAAACCCAGGGCAATGAAGAAGGTTTCCAAACCTCCCAAGAATTCATTGAAGTCACAGAAAAGGCGATCGAAGAGAGCAAAAGAGGCAAACGACGGGGAGGGTTTATGAGTATCGTTAATCAACTCGCTCCCATGTTGCTCCAATTCCTCTTGTGA